The DNA sequence TCACCAAGAAAATCGGCAAGCTCGTCGCGGAGGGCAAAGAAGAGGAGCGCGAGGAGGCCATCAAGCGCTCGCGAGAACTTAAAGCCGAGATCGAAGAGGTCGAGGAAGAAGGCGTCGAACTCGAGGAGGAACTCCGAGAACGCATCCTCGAGATTCCACAGATCCCCGACGAGAGCGTCCCGCTGGGCCTCGACGAGCGCCACAACGTCGAGGACCGGCGCTGGGGATTCGACGACCTGCGTGACCTGCCCGACGAGATCACCCCTCACTACGACCTCGGCGAAGATCTGGATATCATCGACGAGGAACGCGCCGCGAAGACGACGGGCTCGGGCTTTTATTTCCTCAAAGGCGAGGGCGCACAGCTCGAGCACGCCCTGATCCAGTTCATGATGGACATCCACCGAGAGCAGGGCTACGTCGACCTCTTCCCGCCGATTCCAGTCAAGAGCACCTCGATGCGCGGCACGGGCCAACTGCCGAAGTTCGCCGACGACGCCTACCGGCTGGGCGGCAGCAACGAAGAGGAGTACGACGACGAGGACCTCTGGCTCTGTCCGACCGCGGAGGTGCCGGTCACCAACATGTACGCCGGCGAGATTTTACTCGACGACGACCTCCCACTCAAACACCAGGCCTACACGCCCAACTTCCGGCGCGAAGCCGGCGAACACGGCACCGAAACCCGCGGCATCGTCCGCGTCCACCAGTTCAACAAGGTCGAACTCGTCAACTTCGTCGAACCCGAGGAGAGCTACGACCGCCTCGAGAGCCTTCTCGAGGAGGCCGAGGAAGTCCTCAAACGGCTTGGACTTCCCTACCGCATCCTCGAGCTCTGTACCGGCGATCTGACCTTTGCCTCCGCCAAAACCTACGACATCGAGGTCTGGGCTCCCGGCGACGACATGGACGACGGCCCCGACGAAGGCGGCCGCTGGCTCGAGGTCTCCTCGGCATCGAACTTCGAGGACTTCCAGGCCCGTCGCGCCGGCCTGCGCTACCGACCCGAGCGCCACGAATCGGCCGACTACCTCCACACCCTGAATGCCTCCGGACTCGCGATTCCGCGGGTGATGGTGGCGCTCCTCGAGTACTACCAGAACGAGGACGGCACGGT is a window from the Natrinema sp. HArc-T2 genome containing:
- the serS gene encoding serine--tRNA ligase, which gives rise to MLDRTYIRENTEEVRDALENRGADVDIDEFLELDERWRELKARGDDLRHERNQITKKIGKLVAEGKEEEREEAIKRSRELKAEIEEVEEEGVELEEELRERILEIPQIPDESVPLGLDERHNVEDRRWGFDDLRDLPDEITPHYDLGEDLDIIDEERAAKTTGSGFYFLKGEGAQLEHALIQFMMDIHREQGYVDLFPPIPVKSTSMRGTGQLPKFADDAYRLGGSNEEEYDDEDLWLCPTAEVPVTNMYAGEILLDDDLPLKHQAYTPNFRREAGEHGTETRGIVRVHQFNKVELVNFVEPEESYDRLESLLEEAEEVLKRLGLPYRILELCTGDLTFASAKTYDIEVWAPGDDMDDGPDEGGRWLEVSSASNFEDFQARRAGLRYRPERHESADYLHTLNASGLAIPRVMVALLEYYQNEDGTVTIPEPLQPYMGDKEVIEGHEKVGESALGAGERE